Proteins found in one Diorhabda carinulata isolate Delta chromosome 11, icDioCari1.1, whole genome shotgun sequence genomic segment:
- the LOC130899497 gene encoding uncharacterized protein LOC130899497, producing MSFNFCFHARKMIFRTFLILVVAVIYSEAQNSCELIEWTGGQFDWPNDATKSIYRSSGRYIPKNIIGTRAQVWKDEIFVALPRYKPGTPVTLGKIGLKQKGCEAVIEPYPCWASQEESDINALQSVVDLYLDENNILWVLDTGVVNSMEQPIRRSPPKVVAINITNGKKVKVLDLCGLVAQASRLQYLVVEYAPDGRPFVYVSDAATRSILVFDVAGNKGYRVVLPKLVTNCRRDVLYIALIHKANCCNYLVITYLSGARIFQIRTDYLRAGCAAGKIQDLGAKGGKIVVLGTDLGSALFFRFEGKPEVYRWEVESLFKDYQLVYKSPENYLASHAFADVGRRRIRVLESNFPDYIENTVGCGASQRVALMISPINSPN from the exons AtgtcatttaatttttgttttcatgcAAG AAAAATGATCTTCCGGACATTTTTGATTCTGGTTGTGGCCGTAATATATAGCGAAGCTCAGAATAGCTGTGAGCTGATAGAATGGACAGGCGGTCAATTTGATTGGCCGAACGATGCGACGAAATCCATTTACAGATCATCGGGACGTTACATCCCCAAAAACATCATAGGAACCAGAGCTCAGGTGTGGAAAGACGAAATTTTCGTAGCCCTACCAAGATACAAGCCGGGTACTCCGGTCACTTTGGGTAAAATTGGATTGAAACAAAAAGGGTGCGAAGCTGTGATCGAACCTTATCCTTGCTGGGCGTCCCAAGAAGAATCTGACATCAACGCTTTGCAGTCCGTCGTCGATCTTTACTTGGacgaaaacaatattttatggGTTCTTGATACTGGCGTAGTGAACTCTATGGAACAACCTATTCGTAGATCTCCCCCGAAAGTTGTAGCCATCAATATCACCAATGGAAAGAAAGTTAAAGTATTGGATTTGTGCGGTTTGGTAGCTCAAGCTTCTAGATTACAGTATTTGGTGGTTGAGTACGCTCCGGACGGCAGACCTTTCGTATACGTCAGCGACGCAGCCACAAGATCCATCTTAGTTTTCGACGTAGCCGGAAACAAAGGATACAGAGTTGTTTTACCTAAATTAGTAACGAATTGCAGAAGAGATGTGCTCTACATAGCATTGATACACAAAGCGAATTGCTGCAACTACTTGGTCATCACTTATTTGTCAGGAGCTAGAATTTTCCAAATCCGCACCGACTATTTGAGAGCCGGATGCGCCGCTGGAAAAATTCAAGATCTCGGAGCGAAAGGAGGTAAAATAGTTGTATTAGGAACTGATCTCGGATCTGCTCTTTTCTTCAGATTCGAAGGTAAACCGGAAGTCTACAGATGGGAAGTAGAATCATTATTCAAAGATTAccaattggtttataaatcacCAGAAAATTATCTGGCTTCTCATGCTTTCGCCGACGTTGGAAGAAGGAGGATACGAGTATTGGAAAGCAACTTCCCAGATTATATCGAGAATACCGTTGGTTGTGGTGCTTCGCAAAGAGTTGCACTTATGATCAGTCCTATCAACAGTcccaattaa
- the LOC130899697 gene encoding major royal jelly protein 2: MGIYSLLFVSSCMVLGASAFGACNKNLIPDLSYKLTGNELAFPCESTKNIYKNTGRHVPRNVIATRMQIYKDEAFIALPRYRHGVPFTLAKFSLRTRGCKATLIPYPSWPLQEEGNCEAFQNVVDLFIDGADILWVLDIGIVNTLEQPVRRCAPKIVGINLKTNLVVKIISLESFVTAESRLQYLIVDFSKEGLPFAYVADGGSGAIIVVNLDVGTGFRIVLPVAVANGENACIKDVLYIALARKPCGNILYFTYLSSPRLFSIKAEFLQKGQASGAVIDVGCKPPLGKIVILGTDNGAALFFRYKGESDIFIWNSETAFKPENFLLVQKGDYCRLATQVVAGYRKLMWAIESNFHDFVLNVAGSLGPSMAVHPLIKTCD; this comes from the coding sequence ATGGGTATATATTCGCTGTTGTTTGTCTCATCTTGTATGGTATTGGGAGCATCCGCTTTCGGTGCATGCAACAAAAACCTAATCCCAGACCTGAGCTATAAACTAACTGGTAACGAATTAGCCTTTCCATGCGAAAgtacgaaaaatatttacaaaaacacCGGTCGTCATGTACCGAGAAATGTAATAGCAACCAGAATGCAGATATATAAAGACGAAGCTTTTATAGCCCTTCCAAGATATAGACACGGAGTACCGTTCACCCTCGCTAAATTCTCTTTAAGAACTAGAGGATGCAAAGCTACTTTGATACCGTACCCGAGCTGGCCGCTTCAAGAAGAAGGTAACTGCGAGGCCTTCCAGAACGTCGTTGATCTGTTCATCGATGGTGCTGATATCCTTTGGGTTTTGGATATTGGTATAGTTAATACTTTAGAGCAACCAGTACGTCGTTGCGCCCCCAAAATAGTAGGAATCAACTTGAAAACCAACTTGGTTGTTAAAATCATCAGTTTAGAATCTTTCGTTACAGCTGAAAGTCGCCTTCAGTACCTCATCGTCGATTTCTCCAAAGAAGGTCTTCCTTTCGCTTACGTAGCCGACGGTGGATCTGGAGCAATCATTGTTGTCAACTTAGATGTTGGTACCGGTTTCCGTATTGTATTACCGGTAGCTGTAGCTAATGGGGAGAACGCTTGTATCAAAGATGTTTTATATATTGCTTTAGCGAGAAAACCGTGCGGAAACATCCTCTACTTCACTTATTTATCATCACCTAGACTGTTCTCAATCAAAGCTGAATTCTTGCAAAAGGGACAAGCATCCGGAGCAGTTATCGATGTCGGTTGTAAACCCCCGTTAGGAAAAATCGTTATTCTCGGTACAGATAACGGAGCAGCTCTATTCTTCAGGTACAAAGGCGAATCTGATATTTTCATCTGGAACAGCGAAACCGCCTTCAAACCCGAAAACTTTCTGTTGGTGCAAAAAGGAGATTATTGTAGATTGGCTACCCAAGTTGTGGCTGGATATAGAAAACTCATGTGGGCTATTGAGAGCAACTTCCACGATTTTGTTCTTAATGTTGCTGGAAGTCTTGGCCCCTCCATGGCTGTACATCCTCTTATCAAGACCTGTGATTAA